From one Mytilus trossulus isolate FHL-02 chromosome 10, PNRI_Mtr1.1.1.hap1, whole genome shotgun sequence genomic stretch:
- the LOC134687170 gene encoding cytochrome P450 2B4-like translates to MTVTQTIMSGDLSTVSLALLIGTILLLMIRSRRPRMFPPGPLCLPALGNTLTIMRKTLVYAFRDWRKDYGDIFSVAIGAKWVIVINGYENLREAFVKRGDSFSERPDIFVVREITKRHGIIGNSGPIWKEQRTFTLGALRDFGFGKKSLEVRVKEEVEVFLGSAEETKEQTFMFTDKIHISISNIICSIVFGERFEYDDKTFDNFLQLMNENFSTSALAGVLNFMPFLTKIPGDLLSAKRLKHNIEQIMEFVEDRIQEHRKTFDEDNLRDFIDAYINEMNKCKEGDTTSFTEFQFVSTIRDLFIAGTETTATGIKWAILYMLHNPAIQEKMHEEILQVVGLGRLPSIHDRTMMPYCEAVIYETLRMGNIVPLSVPHGTNEDVMFKGFAIPKDAVVIANLDSVLTYEEIFPEPSRFNPERFLDKEGKLQGFEKVLAFSLGRRMCLGESLARMEMFLFLTSMVQRFKFLPSKGQPAPPIVRRLGISFCPAPYPMRAILRV, encoded by the exons ATGACAGTAACTCAGACTATCATGTCTGGAGATTTAAGTACAGTTTCTCTCGCATTGTTGATTGGAACTATTCTTCTGCTGATGATTCGGTCGAGGAGACCCCGGATGTTTCCTCCTGGTCCCCTGTGTCTTCCAGCTCTCGGTAATACATTAAcaataatgagaaaaacacTGGTATATGCCTTTCGTGACTGGCGTAAAGACTATGGAGATATTTTCAGTGTTGCAATCGGAGCTAAATGGGTTATAGTGATCAATGGCTACGAAAATTTGCGAGAAGCTTTCGTGAAAAGAGGGGATTCCTTTTCAGAAAGACCAGACATTTTTGTTGTTCGggaaataacaaaaagacacg gtATAATCGGAAACAGTGGTCCAATATGGAAGGAGCAGAGAACATTTACACTTGGCGCCCTGCGTGATTTTGGTTTTGGGAAGAAAAGTCTTGAAGTGCGAGTGAAAGAAGAAGTAGAGGTATTTTTAGGATCCGCGGAAGAAacgaaagaacaaacatttatGTTCACTGATAAGATACACATAAGTATTTCAAACATCATATGTTCTATTGTATTTGGTGAAAGATTTGAATACGATGATAAAacgtttgataattttttacaaTTGATGAATGAAAATTTCTCGACTTCCGCTTTGGCGGGAGTTTTGAATTTCATGCCATTTTTAACCAAGATTCCCGGTGATCTTCTGTCGGCAAAGcgtttaaaacataatatagaaCAAATTATGGAGTTTGTTGAAGACAGGATTCAAGAACACCGAAAAACATTTGATGAAGACAATCTGCGCGATTTTATTGACGCTTATATCAATGAGATGAACAAATGCAAAGAGGGTGATACAACCAGCTTTACAG aATTTCAGTTTGTGAGTACCATCAGAGATCTCTTTATAGCTGGAACAGAGACAACAGCCACTGGTATCAAGTGGGCTATTTTATATATGCTACATAATCCCGCCATACAAGAAAAAATGCACGAGGAAATTTTGCAGGTGGTTGGTCTCGGACGGCTTCCTTCAATCCATGATAGGACTATGATGCCATACTGTGAAGCGGTGATTTATGAAACACTCCGAATGGGAAATATAGTTCCATTGTCAGTCCCCCATGGTACAAATGAAGATGTGATGTTTAAAGGATTTGCCATTCCTAAAGACGCTGTAGTTATTGCTAACCTTGATTCTGTTTTAACTTACGAGGAAATATTTCCTGAACCCTCAAGATTCAACCCTGAAAGGTTTCTAGATAAGGAAGGAAAACTTCAAGGGTTTGAAAAGGTGTTAGCGTTTTCCTTGG GAAGGAGAATGTGCCTAGGAGAATCCTTAGCAAGGATGGAAATGTTTCTGTTTTTAACATCTATGGTACAACGCTTTAAGTTCCTCCCATCAAAAGGACAACCAGCACCGCCGATTGTTCGAAGATTAGGCATATCTTTTTGTCCAGCTCCTTACCCCATGAGAGCTATTTTGCGAGTATAA